ATAAAAGTGCTGTCAAATGAGATCCTGAAATTAGGCTATTATGTAGTCACATGCTTAGAAGTAACTTATCTCACTTTGGAAAGGGCTTCTCTGCAGTGACATTTGACCCCCTTTTCCAAACTTTTGTGACATTTATTTGATACAGTAGCTGCTCAGTCATCATAACTCAAATCACATGAACATCAGACAACATTAAGCAGCATCAATAAATTCAGTGTCAAGATGTTATTGaactaaaatgtctttttataatAGCTTTCTTTTGCATTTCtgtacatatctatctatctatctatctatctatttatctatctatctaatctccTGGACCTCCACCGAACACTGTCCCCATATTTTAAtccattattttctgtttcaggGTATCATCTCCACCTTGACGACCAACACAGTCGGTCCACTGGTCATGGCGAAGTATTTTGCCCCCCTCCTACAAAAGGGTGGAGGGGGCTTCGGTCAGCAGCCTGCAGAGAAAGCCAAGCAGCACAGCGGCATCATTGTCAACATCACCGCCAAAGTGGGATCCATTGGTGACAACGGTGGGTATTGTGGGAAAATCACTGAGCACCAGCTTTGGTTAAATAGCTACACACAGGTCTTAATTTATCAAGTACATCATTATATCTGTAGATGAATTACATCAACCAGAACTGCTGCTTTATAGAACATTGTGCTAGTTGAAGAAAAATGGGCACATCAAAAAAGAAAGCTTTAACCCTTAATCACAAAATAAGTGTTCCCCATTTAGCTTCTTTGGTAATGTATGCATGCTAATGAATGGTATGATGTAATTGTCTTCCTaaatctctctccctccactccaccctctcctctcctctcaggtcTTGGTGGTTGGTACAGCTACAGACTGTCTAAAGCAGCTCTCAACATGGCTACAAGGAATCTATCTATAGAGCTCGGCCGCAGTCGACCCAAGGTACTGTAGATCTGAGTGCTCTTTAAGTTGGACATGAGACAATGGTGGAGACAACTGGTAGTCTCCATCTGTCTTCCAAGTTCTCTCCACCAGCTTAGAAAATGTGTTGGGAAATAGATGCATAACACCTTTACACAAGCTTATACATCTATGGCTTTTGTCTCATTGAGAGTTGATGAACTTGCTTCTGATTTTTCCCAGGTGGTGTGCGTCTCTTTACACCCAGGAACAGTCAACACAGACCTCTCTCGGCCGTATCACAAGAACGTACCAAAGGACAGGCTGTTCAGTACTGAACACTCAGTGACCTGTCTGATGAGCATCATAGAAGCACTGAATATAGAAAAGACTGGCAAGGCCTACAACTGGGACGGGACCGAACTGCCATGGTAGAATCAATGAAtgcacagatggagagagagagagagggagtgagctGGATTTATAACTTTTTGATGTTAAACCTCCCAACAGTGTCCAGATCTAGCAATTAAAGGCTTGATCATCGGGATTAAAGCTAGTACTGTACAGAAGATTCCTGGCAGAGTCTAAATAGATGGAGTCAAGCTTCTTCCACTACCTCACGACCAGCCGGAGTGCTTAAATAACCTCTAACATTAATGATGTAAATAATGCCATCAATTAAAGGCCTTAAAACTTGATGCAATCGAAACTACACAAATAGTCTAATGCAGTTTGGTGAGGGCTCATttggtaataaaaaataataatgtgataTACTAATCTTGCAATGTATTATCATAATACCAAGTGTAATGAAAAAAGGCTTCAAGTTTCTGGTATTCCTGAATACTGTTGTTGTGctttatacattattattattgaataaagcatttttttgtcaaaatatctCTCATAGTGTGAGGAATtatcactgtgtgtttttattgaaagCATATTaagagtaaaaatgacttttgcGGCACGTGACATGAGTAACATTTATTTCTGCTTAGGTTGCACCTATTGCATGTGGTTTAGAGATGCAGTGCAGCTTGTCAACAGCTATTACAGTTACACCTCAAAGGCTTTTTTATGTGTGACATCCTCAGTCACAACTCAAAGGAAgaagtgtttctatttttacacatgtgtgtgtgaataacaGTGTAACAGTCATGCAGATTTGTTTCACTGATGTAGGAGTGGACTTTAAGAGTTGACAACTTCAAGGAAAATTACTTCAATTTAATTTATGaatcagtgaaatacatttGTATGCAGGTGTTTTCATGCGTATATTTGCAGCACAGTATTTatttaagtgtgtttatgtctgtgcaGGCCTTGTTTAccgaagaggaggagaaaagagattTAAGGCAAAGTGGACTATAAGTAATTGACTGGGTAACGACTTGAACTAAATCCTGTTAAAGGATTTTTCCTTTAACACCTATACAACACTGACCTGATTCTTACCAAGTGTAGGTTACCAGGTTAATTAATTGTTACTATTATTACAATCATGGgtgaaaaaaagttaaatggtaTTCCAAATTTAAGAGAGGAGACTGACTTTTTGAATGCCTTAGAATCTTTATTGTACTTACTGACAGCCACAGCtatacatttcacattttgaatTAAGCTCCTGGTAAAGTACACTTACATACTTTTAACCAGAAGATGGCAGCAATTCAACACTCCATCAAAGAGCTCTGGTATCCACATCTACACATTTATGAGTTTACCTTAATAGAGTTGGTTATGTTATGGCATTAAACAAAATCTATTTATGTCTTCACCACAATATACTTAATCAGTTATTGATGCTGTTTGATAAGATGGTAACAGTGATACAATAACATACAATACCCCAACAATGATTGAAGTTATGGTTATTTTTGACTGTTTATGGTATACTCCTTAAAAAGTACTAGGTTATTTGGGTTAATTACACTGGGTCAAAATTCTGGGTTATTTTGGGTCCTGTGAACACACCAGTGGGTTGTTTATGCTGGGTCAAAGAGGTtgggaagagaaagaaatgaactAATACAACTTCCTAAAGACCCGTCGCTGTGTTCAGTCCTGATGTGTTTGATGCATTTAGTCAACCACAGCTGTTAAAGAGCCAACGGGTGCTGCTGGTTAtaataaatcaatgaatcattctTCATTTAATGCAGAGCCAAGTCTCAACAAAAGTAATCCAAAGGCATTTTACACATAGAGCTGGTCTACACCGTACTCTTTAAGCAATGTCTAACACAGAATACCATCCCTACAGTTTTCTCCCACAAGCTCTCAGATAGAAAGTGAAATCCGCTCTGAGAAAGACAGGAAACCaatgtaatctgttacagttactgagaaaaaaatgtgttattaaattacagtaacttatgaaaatgttgatgattacaaaagggggttacatctgaagtcagacctttaagattttgctcatgTATGCATAGCCATTTAATCATTATTTGGCCAACTGTTTTCCTTTCATGAACCTTAATGGCTGATaataaatatagtaaaatatttCCTACTGATGTCTGAATCAAATCACACTGGCATCTGACATAGACTACCATAACTAACTTTATCAACTACTATTGTCTAGTTACAGGCCATCATTGGACTCCAAAGAAGCCCTTGCCATGGCGTTGGTCAATGAATTGCCCTTTCTTAACGATGACACGAGCACTGGTTATGTATGTTTATCTATCCAGCATTATTGGAAAAGTGTTGATTGCTCCTAAAATACCTTCCAACTATCTCTTTGTGTTTAACACCTCACCCATCCTGGCCACTTTAAGCTAAGTGTAATCTAATGTTACAGGGAGCTTAGGTAGAAAGCACAGACTTGCTACAGCTTTCATAGAGGAACAGTTGAAGAATGTAAGAAAACACCTTAGAAAACTTAGCAGACCATGTCATCAGGAACCACAAGAGGACCGTACGGGGGACCATACTGTCTCTAAGCCAGGTACGTGATGTATTCATTGCCATCACCATTTCAGGTGTCTTTCCACCATACGGTTCACAGCCATCTTGTTGCTATTGCCTTGTTTGTGCTTTCTAATCTTTTGTGGAGGTCTATGTGGGTACACAAGCctcagaaagagaaaaaatcaTGGAGAGTAGCACCAAAATCTGCACTAATTTGCCTCCAGGTTTGCTGTTTCTTACTCAAAGCAAGGTAATTACGGGTCCAGGTATCCATTAACAGCCTCCACTAGTTTGTCATCCTGTGCAAACAAATGTAAACAGCGCCGTTACCACCACTGAACGCCCACCTTTCAATTATTCTGATTGGGCAATGGGGAAAAACACCAATAACCTCAGGCACTTTTCCAGTCTGAGTAGAAGTATTTTCATCTCATGGTGTGCAAAATGCTAGTTGCTCTAAGCATCTAAAACATGAGTTATACAGGGCACATAAGCAAAGCGCTTAACAATTGGAGAAAAGACGCCTTTAACTGCTAAAACTGTACTCTGTCTGGTCAGGGCCTCAGTCTGAAATGCAGCAAGTTTACTCAAAGCTTACTTTGTCTCTGACTCTCCACATTCATAACTTATCTGAAATAAAGCtcatagaaataataataataataataataataataataatgcattttatttaaaagagcctttcaaagcactcaaggacaccttacaaggcacatataacacaacaacagtacatcaaacaatataagtCAGCTAACATTTAGTGcgaagataaagaataaatatgaatgtgactacaaagtgtaTTAGTACAAAGAaagagtatgccactctgaataggtgcgttttcaggagggatttaaaggtggagataGAGTCTGAAGTGTGAacgtctggtgggagagagttccatagaatgtctggtgggagagagttccaaaggtgggggggcagatcggctgaaggctcttgaccccatggtagataagttggcagatgggccagagagctggttggcagaggaggatcggagagttcaggaaggtgtgtagatgtgaataagttcagagagatatgatggtgccaggttgtgaaagatcttgaaagtgaggagtagaatcttaaagtcaatgcgggatttgatccagagccaatgaagttgctgcagggcaggagtgatgtgttcaaatgAATTTAGTTGTTCCAACACGAGTCAAACATATTCCTCATTTGTAATAAAAAGTTCACTTTGTCTTTAGTGTGAGTTTCTACATGTGAGCTGCTTCTGTGCAGAGGAGTGGcctaatgtgtttaatgtgtttgtccTCTTGGTACCCTTTATAGCTTCAATCATATACAGGCACACAAGACCAATAGCAGTTTCATGCTTGTGGTTTATCATCCTTGTTCGAcagaatctgaatctgaaaaaatgaaagagattGTGGGGTGGTTGAAAGTACATAAATATCCAGTCTGCGAAGTAGAGGGTCTTATGAAGGAAATGACTCTTTACCCAGGGTAATGGTTCAAATGGCCTTAGTTCTCCAGACTTTTAGACAATCCTAGTATGGTAAGTCATTATTTTGccattgtgttgttgttttatatatatatgtatatatatatatacaggtcCTTCTCAAAAAATTAGCATATTGTGATAAAGTTCATCCTTTTCCATAatgtaatgataaaaatgtaactttcatatattttagattCATTACACACAACTGAAGTAGTTCAagtcttttattgttttaatattgatgattttggggaaaaaagtaaagaaaaactcaaaatcCCTATCTAAAACAATTAGCATATCATGAAAAGGTTCTCTAAACGAGCTTTTAACCTAATCATCTGAATCAACAAATTAACTTTAAACACCTGCAAAAGATTCCTGAGGCTTTTAAAAACTCCCAGCCTGATTCATTACTCAAAACCGCAATCATGGGTAAGACTGCCGACCTGACTGCTGTCCAGAAGGCCATCATTGACACCCTCAAGCAAGAGGGtaagacacagaaagaaattTCTGAACGAATAGGCTGTTCCCAGAGTGCTGTATCAAGGCACCTAAGTGGGAAGTATGTGGGAAGGAAAAAGTGTGGTAGAAAACGCTGCACAACGAGAAGAGGTGACCGGACCCTGAGGAGGATTGTGGAGAAGGGCCGATTCCAGACCTTGGGGGACCTGCGGAAGCAGTGGACTGAGTCTGGAGTAGAAACATCCAGAGCCACTGTGCACAGGCGTGTGCAGGAAATGGGCTACAGGTGCCGCATTCCCCAGGTCAAGCCACTTTTGAACCAGAAACAGCGGCAGAAGCGCCTGACCTGGGCTACAGAGAAGCAGCACTGGACTGTTGCTCAGTGGTCCACAGTACTTTTTTCGAATGAAAGCAAATTTTGCATGTCATTCGGAAATCAAGGTGCCAGAGTCTGGAGGAAGACTGGGGAGAAGGAAATGCCAAAATACCTGAAGTCCAGTGTCAAGTACCCACAGTCAGCGATGGTCTGGGGTGCCATGTCAGCTGCTGGTGTTGGTCCACTGTGTTTTATCAAGGGCAGGGTCAATGCAGGAGATTTTGGAGCACTTCATGCTTCCATCTGCTGAAAAGCTTTATGGAGATGAAGATTTCATTTTTCAGCACGACCTGGCACCTGCTCACAGTGCCAAAACCACTGGTAAATGGTTTACTGACCATGGTATTACTGTGCTCAATTGGCCTGCCAACTCTCCTGACCTGAACCCCATAGAGAATCTGTGGGACATTGTGAAGAGAAAGTTGAGAGACACAAGACCCAACACTCTGGATGAGCTTAAGGCCGCTATCGAAGCATCCTGGGCCTCCATAACACCTCAGCAGTGCCACAGGCTGATTGCCTCCATGCCACGCCGCATTGAAGCAGTCATTTCTGCAAAAGGATTCCCGACCAAGTATTGAATGCATAACTGAACATAATTATTTGaaggttgacttttttttgtaataaaaacacttttcttttattggtCGGATGAAATATGCTAATTTTTTGAGATAGGgattttgagtttttctttacttttttccccaaaatcatcaatattaaaacaataaaagactTGAACTACTTCAGTTGTGTGTAATGaatctaaaatatatgaaagtttAATTTTTATCATTACATTATGGAAAAGGATGAACTTTATCACAATATGCTAATTTTTTGAGAAGGACCTGTATATATAGAATTGATATGATAAGATTGATGACTCTTCAGAGAATCGtcaccttatcgtggtggatgGGGTTTGCATGTCCCTGTGACCGTGGGAGTTGTGTTGGGTGCAATATACAAATAGCCCCTAGTAGGGTCTCCCAAGACAGACTAAGGATGATTCAAAGGATCCCAATGAAGTGAACCAAAAATCAtatgtcagtttgtttttttataccaTAGTCTTGATGAATACTCCATTTTGATTGGCTGCAGGGTATGAAAAAGGACACCTATTAAGTTGTTTCACTTAAGCTGGCTATTCACCACTGTAAATTAATATTCTGGCTGCCTAAAATGAAAAACCATAGAAACAGTAATGAGGTAAAAGCCTGGTTTTACAATTTATTGCAACATTAATCAAAGTTTA
This portion of the Scomber japonicus isolate fScoJap1 chromosome 14, fScoJap1.pri, whole genome shotgun sequence genome encodes:
- the zgc:65997 gene encoding C-factor, with the translated sequence MAAPIALIQGASRGLGLEFCKHILKCKTPAGIIATCRNPDGAAELRGLAGQHPGRLTVLRLDVSREEDIREAAQRVKESFGRLDLIVNSSAMLHPSGKGETSLRDVSAQGIISTLTTNTVGPLVMAKYFAPLLQKGGGGFGQQPAEKAKQHSGIIVNITAKVGSIGDNGLGGWYSYRLSKAALNMATRNLSIELGRSRPKVVCVSLHPGTVNTDLSRPYHKNVPKDRLFSTEHSVTCLMSIIEALNIEKTGKAYNWDGTELPW